The nucleotide window CAATAGTGACCCCATCGACGCAGCAATTCCCATGCATATGGTGCTAACAGGGCTTTTGATGTAGTTCATGGTATCGTAGATGGCTAGACCAGCGCTGACGCTGCCACCGGGGCTGTTTATATACATGGATATAGGTTTCTCTGGGTTGTCGGCTTCAAGGAAGAGCAGTTGTGCGACGGCATTAGCGGACATGAAGTCGTCGACTTCGCCATTCAGGCAAATGATACGCTCCTGGAGGAGACGGGAGAAGATGTCAGATGTTTTCCAGCCTCCGCCCTAACAAGTCAGATACTGTCTACGTAGTGAGGAGCATACAATGGCCTACAGTCGTCTCGGTCACGTAGGGTATGGGCAGTGACAGCGCCCGAGGTGCTTCTCGGTCCGGTGGCTGGAATCCGAATTGCCTTCGTAAGCCGCCAGACGGTATGATTCGCAACGTGGCTGGTCTGGTGCATCGCCGGAATAGTGTCGCCATAGTGTGAGGGGTGGAGGTCCTCAGACCATTCATTTGGAGAAATGAGCGTGGGCAATGTATGTTAATAGTCTCCGCTATGACAAAGACACTCAGATCAGCTGAATCTGGGCTCTGTATCCGCCTGGTAAGACGTTTTGCTTGGTGAATGTCGCGTTCCGACAGGTGCGGACACAGGTGCGGACGCGGGCATCTTGGAAGGTACCTGAATAGTCGTGACGGGGCGCCAAGCCGGAGGTCCGACGTTAGTTAACATGGCGAAAGTTCAGCAGCACCCATTCCTGCATATGCTACTGCGTTTCTTTTCCTTGTCTCGCCTCATGCCAAGTCAATGGACTCACCGCCTGGAGTCATGCTCAAGGCCGGCTAGAGCTTTTGTGCGCTTCCAATGCCGCTTTTCCTCGACGCATATCCCAGGTCGCATTCTGAGGGGTAACGATCTGGGTCCCACGCGCGAAGATGATCACCAGACGTTTCGCGTCCGCAAGGACGAGCAGGCCAAGCAACTGCCACTATCGCCATTTCTGGATCCAGTAGTGTTGGAGGAGAAGTCGCGCTTTATACAGCCGAAAGCAAAGCCAAGTCTGCCCAACTTCACCCCGTTCCAGAAGAGGCTATGGGAGAATCCATTCGGTATGTATATATATGCTAGGTATCTGTACGAAGCACGACGCTGATTGCTTAGCCCACGCATTGGCAACACCTATCCGCCAGTGTCGCGCAACCCTCATTCTGCTTCCTACCACTTTCATGATGACTCTTCACGCCCGCCCGCACCCCGAAACCCAGGACCCGTGGCTCCTTCCAGTCTCGTTGACGACGGATCAGAAATACCTCGGGCCGCCGTTCCGCTTTGTCGGCAGACACCTGGTCACTGCGCATCTaggcaagaagaaggaatGGGAAAAAGCCATATATTCACGTATGGCGGAGAAGCTCAGCGCTCACAAGCTCAAAAAAATGGTTTGGCGGGAGGACATGGCAGACTTGGTACTAGACATGCTGCAAAAGAAACTTGCAGGGAAGCTGAGCTGGAACTTTGGCTTCCCGGGGCGCCTGATACCCGTTGCAAGTCCGCGGACTGAAGACATTGAAGCCATCAAGGACGTTTCTTGTGTACTCGTATTCCGCTCGCTTCGCACACCGATCGATGATCTTGTTGTTCAAGCCCATAACATTACAGCCGAACTAGATAAGTGGTCACGTTACTTTGCTAAGAGCTTTGCAGCAAAGCTAGATCCTCACACTGCTCTGGAAGTCACCCACACACCGCCTCTGTGGTACTCCGGTCCTATGGTTCCCAAACTACAAACTCGCCTACAGTTTCCGGAGCTCCACTTTCCTACCACAGTCTGGCGAGGCCAGAAGGTAGCCGTGTATAGCTTGGTCGACTTACTTGGAGAAGACAAGGCGAAAGCGATGATTGCCGGTAGCAGGTATGCAGATGAGGGCTGTGTGGTGATAAAGAGGGCGAGACACAACGTACCAGTCGAAATATTGCTCATGCAATTGCAGGCATATCTTGCCAGGCCAGGACTATGATCACTCGGTTCCTGCTCTATCTTCAAGCCGCAGCAATGCGTGATTACACTGTTGAGCTTGGAATGATGGATAAGCCTTCTATGCGCTACATTCAATGGATTCCGAAACCCTCGTTCATTGTCTTCTCCGAGTCTGATCTCGTTAATCCGAAAAAGTGCAAGTCCATCACCTCTACATACTTTTCGCAATGGTCCTTCCATACACCCTCGTGTACATACCCACACTTCTCAAAGCATCGCATGCTTGCCATATTTCCTCCCATCACACGACCCCACAGTCTGGTCACTTTCTGGCCGTTCTTCTCCCAGTTTGTAAAGGTCACTTTGTAAATGCTCTCAGTACTTCTGTCGTATATCCTTTTCCCCAGTGTGCTCGGCCAATCCAGAAACCGAGCTCGGCGGTATGCACACTGACATCCACTCCGGGCTTGAGGCCGATACCGCCAATCACGACGTCGGGGGAAGAGACTTCACAGACGACAAAGTGTTCTTGATATGGACGTACCATATTCACCCTAATCCATGTCTCGGCGCTCTGGAGTGTGTAGGGATTTGGGAAAGAGAGGGCCATGTATTTGGTGACGAGGGGGTCGTTTGCATGCAGAGAAGTCCATGGGGCGTCCTCAAGGCACATTGGTCGAATGATAAGGCGCGATGTTGTCATGATAGGTGAGGGAAGTGTCTGATCCTTTTGTTTGTTCGTGATCTCGAGCTGGGACTCCATGGCCGCTGGATTCACCGGGGTTGTTTGACTGGCCATGCTGGTTGTGTACATTCGTCGCAAGGGAGTCAGTCGATAGTCAAATTATGTTTACTGGAACTACGGCTGCTTATACTCTCACGATATTGTCTGACTCACGCCTGTTGACCCAATGGCAGCGAGTGCGCGCTGCATTTATTGCGCCACCATTACATGGGGCGAAGCAGTCGCACCTTCCTGATCTGTACGTGGTTTGACTCTTACGATAAGGCAGCTAACTCATGTCGTTGAGGGAGAGGCAGCATAACTTCCGTAAGCAAGATATGACCAAGAGCTGAACCCACTCCGGATCAGCCATGGAGAGCCGCCAGTGAAAAGGAAGAGGGGTGACGTCGCGGGGCATGCACTAGCGCAGCGCGCTAAAGCGCGTGTTCCCCATGGGCATGTCACCACGAGACATTCTTCCATCGCAATCAACGACGAATTCATGGCGTCCTTTGTAGCAAAGTAGGTTTATGCCCTTGCGTCTGTTTCCCAAAGCTGACAGCCCTAAGGAAAGTTGTTCGTACCTACTCGCGACAAACTAAACGCCCACTATACAATGAAGAACCGCCGACTAAGCGAAGACGCGTCGAAGATAAATCACAAAGCATCGAGACTGCAACTGTAGAATCATCGACCAATGCGCAAACCCTCAATATTTCGTCTCCCACACGCGAATTCTCtacaccaccaccatcaaGCCCGAAAGACTCGCCCGCAATCTTCTCAGACGAACCGCCACGGTCTAGTCCCCCATCGTCCCCAACGCCGCGCAGCTCTCCTCCGCGCCCTCAGAAGAGACGACCCGTGTTCTCGATTTTCAAGAAACAAGCTAAACCAAAGACACTTGCGGAACAGCCGCTATTGGAACGAAGCGACAATGCTCAAACATCACCCAAGGCAGGACCCAAGAAGAAGCACATGGTGCAAATGCAGCTAGATCTAGCTTCAGAGACGCGGAAAACGTGCAAAACTTGTGGAATGCAATACATACCCTCCAATGCGGAGGATGCGGCGCTACACAAGAAGTTCCACGCGATGAATCTTGGGGGTGTGGACTTCACAAAGGCAGTTATTGAACGGTTCAGAAAAAACGAAGTATGGAGCGGCGGAGGTGGAAGCTTCATTGCTGTTGTCGGGCGCAAAGATGGGCTGGCACTGCGCAACCGGGCGGGTGACGTGCTCAAAGTTGTGACTACGGAGCTTGCAGCTGTGCCTATATCAGACGAAGAGCTCTGGAGTCAGACCAACAATGCAGCCATGGTGTCTAGTTCGGAGAGAGAAACCAAACCCGCAAAGACAGACATAGTAGCAAAAGACGAAGGCGCTTTACCCCTGTTTGATCGATTCAAAGTCTACCTGTATTTCCAGGGCAACAAGTGCATAGGGGCATGTTTAGCAGAGCGGATATGGGAGGCCTATTCGGTCCTTGAACCAGCCGCTCCGTCTGGGCAAAGCTCCTCAATCTCCATTAGTAACCAGTCGGCTCCGGCTATCCTAGGCATCTCCCGCATATGGACATCGAACCAGCATCGGAAGAAGGGCATTGCGACGAGGCTGCTAGACTGCGCTAGCTCCGATTTCTTATACGGATTCAAGATTGATAAGGCCAAGGTTGCGTTCAGCCAGCCGACGGAGAGTGGAGGGAATCTGGCGCGCAAGTGGTTCAGTAGCCAAGCCGGATGGCATGTATACATGGACTAATGCTATGATGCCCAAGGCTCCGCTGATACGAAAGCTTGTTTTGCTGGCTACTGTGAGCAAGTTGTAGCTTTCGCTGTGCTGAGATGACATGTGCCGAGTCATTGACAAAGGCTACCAGAAATTCAATAAGTCGGCGTCAGATAGCTGGCAGCGATGCGCTATGTATTTTTCTAATGACAGTGTGCATGTCGATTGGCAGGGCAGTTCCAAGGCGCTGTAGGCGGTATAGTGGGGTCTGTTCGCTGTCCCGCGATCGCCAGCACCTGCATGTCGGGGATGGTTGACTTGCAGAGCCGACCATAAGCAGCATCATCTTTCCTGCGCTGCTCCTTTACCACCACTTTGCGCGTGCTTCTTCATGTACATAGAATAATGCATTGTTTTTAACACCATCATGTCGTCCGGGAACCCTTTTCGCACCTCCCAAGCCTTCCATCAGCCCCCGTCCATCCCGCAGGCTTCCTTCATCAACACCGATATCAGCGTGCCCAAGGCTCGCAGGGGGGAGAGCGACTATGGTATTCCCTCGCCTTGCCTTGCTGCGTCTGCTGGCAATGAATGAAGGAGTAATTGTCTTACAGTGCTCGAAAATGCCGcctcgccgccgccaaaGACAAAGAAGTC belongs to Pyrenophora tritici-repentis strain M4 chromosome 10, whole genome shotgun sequence and includes:
- a CDS encoding GCN5-related N-acetyltransferase — protein: MASQTTPVNPAAMESQLEITNKQKDQTLPSPIMTTSRLIIRPMCLEDAPWTSLHANDPLVTKYMALSFPNPYTLQSAETWIRVNMVRPYQEHFVVCEVSSPDVVIGGIGLKPGVDVSVHTAELGFWIGRAHWGKGYTTEVLRAFTK
- a CDS encoding ClpP, Protease subunit ATP-dependent Clp protease, producing MATLFRRCTRPATLRIIPSGGLRRQFGFQPPDREAPRALSLPIPYVTETTGGGWKTSDIFSRLLQERIICLNGEVDDFMSANAVAQLLFLEADNPEKPISMYINSPGGSVSAGLAIYDTMNYIKSPVSTICMGIAASMGSLLLAGGAEGQRYILPHARVMIHQPSGGYRGKASDIADHAKEILRIRDKLNRIYQSHLTTKRSLEEIEKYMERDYYMDAQEAVEFGIVDKILEKREISAKEDEKK
- a CDS encoding Acetyltransf-13 multi-domain protein → MASFVAKKVVRTYSRQTKRPLYNEEPPTKRRRVEDKSQSIETATVESSTNAQTLNISSPTREFSTPPPSSPKDSPAIFSDEPPRSSPPSSPTPRSSPPRPQKRRPVFSIFKKQAKPKTLAEQPLLERSDNAQTSPKAGPKKKHMVQMQLDLASETRKTCKTCGMQYIPSNAEDAALHKKFHAMNLGGVDFTKAVIERFRKNEVWSGGGGSFIAVVGRKDGLALRNRAGDVLKVVTTELAAVPISDEELWSQTNNAAMVSSSERETKPAKTDIVAKDEGALPLFDRFKVYLYFQGNKCIGACLAERIWEAYSVLEPAAPSGQSSSISISNQSAPAILGISRIWTSNQHRKKGIATRLLDCASSDFLYGFKIDKAKVAFSQPTESGGNLARKWFSSQAGWHVYMD